The Helianthus annuus cultivar XRQ/B chromosome 15, HanXRQr2.0-SUNRISE, whole genome shotgun sequence genomic sequence acaggtcgAGACGATAATACCTGTTTAAATTTCGTGTCTAAACAGATTAAAACCCATTAACCTGTTAAGACCCGTTAATGActtatttataattttaaattaaaaatatatcaaatatgtggggtggggtgggggcaTGTGGAGTCATAATGTATACCCAAAATTTTGAAATCCATTTTCCTTCACTTCACGCTTCAAAGTAACCAAACCCTAATTTCCTAATTCAGTCGCCACCATCCCTTCGAAGAACTTCAGTCGCCGCTCACTCATCCCTTCGAACTTCAGTCGGCCATCCCTTCGAAAAACTTCAGTCACCGCTCACTCATCTCTTCGAACTTCAGTCGCCATCCCTTCGAAGAACTTCAGTCGCCGCTCACTCATCCCTTCGAACTTCAGTCGGCTATTCCTTCGAACTTCAGTCGCCGCTCATCATCAGATACTTTAATCAGAATCTCGTTTTGTTAAGGTAAGACACTTTTATCAGTATGCTTAATCAGTAATTCAGTATCTCGTTTGATGATATGCTAACTATTTGATGATATGCTTATTTAGTTTGACCACCAACTGTTTGATGATATGCTTAATCAGTATCTCGTTTTTGTTTCTTGATATGTAGATTTTTGTTTCTTGATTAATTCTTCTGAAAAAGTTATAATAAATCAGATTCTTTCAACTGTTTATTTCTTGATATGGATTCTACTGAAAAAAATATAATCAATCAACTGTTTGTTTCTAGATGTGGAATCTACTTCAACTGTTTGTTTCTTGATATGGATTCTACTGAAAAAAATTATAATCAATCAACTGTTTGTTTCTTGATATGGAATCtgctgaaaaaaaaattataatcaaTTAACTGTTTGTTTCTTGATATGGAATCTACTTCATTAAAGTCGAATATTTAGGTACTTGAAAAAAATTATAATCAATTAACTTTTGTTTTTGGATATAGTTGCCGATTTATTAAAGTCATGAGTGATTCACAAAATAAAGTCGGGAAGAAGACGGGCAAAACACCAGTATGTTTTTGGTTTAACTATGATAGCTTTTCGTTCAATTTCCTTATTAACTTTTTGAGTAACTTTGTGTATTTTTTTTCTCTATTCTAGATGGATATGGATTCTGACTCTATCAAAGTCGACCTAGAAAATGATAGCACTATGAATTTGGATTTGGAAGATGATGAAGTTGGCTCTGTGGATGTAGATGATAAAAATGATAGTGGTGTTTGAAAACCTAAGGCAAAGAGATCTCGAAAGGAAAGATCAATTGTTTTCCATTACTTtaccaaacaacaaaaaaaagCTTTAGGCGGAAAGGTTCCATCAAAATGCAACAAATGTGGTCATGTTTGATAGTAAGCAAGGTACGGGAAATTTTACTCGACATATATCAAGCTGTTGGTCAAATGCTTTTAGATACTGACATGAAGTTAAAGACATCTAGTTTTAGTCAAAATACGTTTCGTGAAATGCTTGTAGCTGCAATTGTGATGCTTGATGGCGCTCTTTATTATCGACGTGCTTTTTGTCATTTAGAATTAAGTGATTCTAATTTTAAGCATAGTCCAAATGCATTAAAGTGGGAAAAGATTAGAAAGATATGTACTTTTCTTGGAGTATGTTATGATGTGACCAATGTTTTTTCGGGTACCAAATATCCGACTGCAAACTTGTACCATCCGCACGTCTTTATGGCTTATCTTACGTTGTTTGAGGATATGAGTTCAAATGATGAGTATATCAAGAATATGGCAGAACTGATGATGACCAGGTTTCAAAAATATTGGTCAGATTTTGGTCTTACCTTAGCCATAACCGTAGTGTTGGATCCTAGATACAAGTTGCATTTTATCGACTGGAGTTATTCACAAATATATGGAGAGGCGAGCCCCGAATATTCAAATGTTGAGCAGTTTTTGAATTCTACATTTAATGAATATGTCAACATGTTAAATGTGGCCGGTGATGATAGAAGGGATGATCCAACACGTGCTTCAAATGCAAGTAAAGGGGTTGGGGACACAATGGATGATTCTACACATGCCTATGGAATGAGCGCAAGG encodes the following:
- the LOC110895321 gene encoding zinc finger BED domain-containing protein RICESLEEPER 1; protein product: MQQMWSCLIVSKVREILLDIYQAVGQMLLDTDMKLKTSSFSQNTFREMLVAAIVMLDGALYYRRAFCHLELSDSNFKHSPNALKWEKIRKICTFLGVCYDVTNVFSGTKYPTANLYHPHVFMAYLTLFEDMSSNDEYIKNMAELMMTRFQKYWSDFGLTLAITVVLDPRYKLHFIDWSYSQIYGEASPEYSNVEQFLNSTFNEYVNMLNVAGDDRRDDPTRASNASKGVGDTMDDSTHAYGMSARLKDFDQFQSKDFTINKKSELQMYLEELRVDISCELDVLDFWKANEFRYPTLARMARDFLTIPVSIVTAESTFSASGRVLNEHRSSLSKDTVEVLICTKDWLFGDYCSNQVSVDELTEDIMSLDISRESDASNSVNNPKVSTPNASSSVAC